In Nomascus leucogenys isolate Asia chromosome 8, Asia_NLE_v1, whole genome shotgun sequence, a single genomic region encodes these proteins:
- the FPGS gene encoding folylpolyglutamate synthase, mitochondrial isoform X2, with product MSRARSHLRAALLLAAASARGVTTQVAARRGLSAWPVPQEPSMEYQTNAGYLEQVKRQRGDPQTQLEAMERYLARSGLQVEDLDRLNIIHVTGTKGKGSTCAFTECILRSYGLKTGFFSSPHLVQVRERIRINGQPISPELFTKYFWRLYHRLEETKVPHAGGLAGGCGWGCYMFQLPISPEEGLHGLWALTSPCATGWQLCLHAPLLPLPDTHGLPRLPPREGVCPLPRTLHLRPWEQEPQQAWGLPASMWPLGTLISPAMPSGLWQVDLAVVEVGIGGAYDCTNIIRKPVVCGVSSLGIDHTSLLGDTVEKIAWQKGGIFKQGVPAFTVLQPEGPLAVLRDRAQQISCPLYLCPTLEALEEGGPPLTLGLEGEHQRSNAALALQLAHCWLQRQDPHGAGEPKASRPGLLWQLPLAPVFQPTSHMRLGLRNTEWPGRTQVLRRGPLTWYLDGAHTASSVQACVRWFRQALQGRERPSGGPEVRVLLFNATGDRDPAALLKLLQPCQFDYAVFCPNLTEVSSTGNADQQNFTVTLDQVLLRCLEHQQHWNHLDEEQASPDLWSAPSPEPGGSASLLLAPHPPHTCSASSLVFSCISHALQWISQGRDPIFQPPSPPKGLLTHAVAHSGASILREAAAIHVLVTGSLHLVGGVLKLLEPALSQ from the exons ATGTCGCGGGCGCGGAGCCACCTGCGCGCCGCTCTATTACTGGCAGCGGCGTCTGCGCGCGGCGTAACGACCCAGGTCGCGGCGCGGCGGGGCTTGAGCGCGTGGCCGGTGCCGCAGGAGCCCAGCATGGAGTACCAG ACCAATGCCGGCTACCTGGAGCAGGTGAAGCGCCAGCGGGGTGACCCCCAGACACAGCTGGAAGCCATGGAACGGTACCTGGCACGGAGTGGGCTGCAG GTGGAGGACTTGGACCGGCTGAACATCATCCACGTCACTGGGACGAAGGGGAAG GGCTCCACCTGTGCCTTCACGGAATGTATCCTCCGAAGCTATGGCCTGAAGACAGGATTCTTTAG CTCTCCCCACCTGGTGCAGGTTCGGGAGCGGATCCGCATCAATGGGCAGCCCATCAGTCCTGAGCTCTTCACCAAGTACTTCTGGCGCCTCTACCACCGGCTGGAGGAGACCAAGGTGCCCCATGCAGGAGGGCTGGCGGGTGGGTGTGGTTGGGGGTGCTACATGTTCCAGCTCCCCATCTCCCCAGAAGAGGGGCTGCACGGGCTCTGGGCCTTGACATCTCCCTGTGCCACAGGATGGCAGCTGTGTCTCCATGCCCCCCTACTTCCGCTTCCTGACACTCATGGCCTTCCACGTCTTCCTCCAAGAGAAGGTGTGTGCCCTCTCCCTAGAACCCTGCATCTGAGGCCTTGGGAACAGGAACCTCAGCAGGCCTGGGGGCTCCCTGCTTCCATGTGGCCTCTGGGCACCCTCATATCCCCTGCCATGCCCTCTGGTCTTTGGCAGGTGGACCTGGCAGTGGTGGAGGTGGGCATTGGCGGGGCTTATGACTGCACCAACATCATCAG GAAGCCTGTGGTGTGCGGAGTCTCCTCTCTTGGCATCGACCACACCAGCCTCCTGGGGGATACGGTGGAGAAGATCGCATGGCAGAAAGGGGGCATCTTTAAG CAAGGTGTCCCTGCcttcactgtactccaacctgaaGGTCCCCTGGCAGTGCTGAGGGACCGAGCCCAGCAGATCTCA TGTCCTCTATACCTGTGTCCGACGCTGGAGGCCCTGGAGGAAGGGGGGCCGCCGCTGACCCTGGGCCTGGAGGGGGAGCACCAGCGGTCCAACGCCGCCTTGGCCTTGCAGCTGGCCCACTGCTGGCTGCAGCGGCAGGACCCCCATG GTGCTGGGGAGCCGAAGGCATCCAGGCCAGGGCTCCTGTGGCAGCTGCCCCTGGCACCCGTGTTCCAGCCCACATCCCACATGCGGCTTG GGCTTCGTAACACGGAGTGGCCGGGCCGGACGCAGGTGCTGCGGCGCGGGCCCCTCACCTGGTACCTGGACGGGGCGCACACCGCCAGCAGCGTGCAGGCCTGCGTGCGCTGGTTCCGCCAAGCGCTGCAGGGCCGCGAGAGGCCGAGCGG TGGCCCAGAGGTTCGAGTCTTGCTCTTCAATGCTACCGGGGACCGGGACCCGGCGGCCCTGCTGAAGCTGCTGCAG CCCTGCCAGTTTGACTATGCCGTCTTCTGCCCTAACCTGACAGAGGTGTCATCCACAGGCAACGCAG ACCAACAGAACTTCACGGTGACACTGGACCAGGTTCTGCTCCGCTGCCTGGAACACCAGCAGCACTGGAACCACCTGGACGAAGAGCAGGCCAGCCCGGACCTCTGGAGTGcccccagcccagagcctggtggGTCTGCATCCCTGCTTCTGgcgccccacccaccccacacctGCAGTGCCAGTTCCCTCGTCTTCAGCTGCATTTCACATGCCTTGCAATGGATCAGCCAAGGCCGAGACCCCATCTTCCAGCCACCCAGTCCCCCAAAGGGCCTCCTCACCCACGCCGTGGCTCACAGTGGGGCCAGCATACTCCGTGAggctgctgccatccatgtgcTAGTCACTGGCAGCCTGCACCTGGTGGGTGGTGTCCTGAAGCTTCTGGAGCCCGCACTGTCCCAGTAG
- the FPGS gene encoding folylpolyglutamate synthase, mitochondrial isoform X9 codes for MLNTLQTNAGYLEQVKRQRGDPQTQLEAMERYLARSGLQVEDLDRLNIIHVTGTKGKGSTCAFTECILRSYGLKTGFFSSPHLVQVRERIRINGQPISPELFTKYFWRLYHRLEETKVDLAVVEVGIGGAYDCTNIIRKPVVCGVSSLGIDHTSLLGDTVEKIAWQKGGIFKQGVPAFTVLQPEGPLAVLRDRAQQISCPLYLCPTLEALEEGGPPLTLGLEGEHQRSNAALALQLAHCWLQRQDPHGAGEPKASRPGLLWQLPLAPVFQPTSHMRLGLRNTEWPGRTQVLRRGPLTWYLDGAHTASSVQACVRWFRQALQGRERPSGGPEVRVLLFNATGDRDPAALLKLLQPCQFDYAVFCPNLTEVSSTGNADQQNFTVTLDQVLLRCLEHQQHWNHLDEEQASPDLWSAPSPEPGGSASLLLAPHPPHTCSASSLVFSCISHALQWISQGRDPIFQPPSPPKGLLTHAVAHSGASILREAAAIHVLVTGSLHLVGGVLKLLEPALSQ; via the exons ATGCTCAATACCCTGCAGACCAATGCCGGCTACCTGGAGCAGGTGAAGCGCCAGCGGGGTGACCCCCAGACACAGCTGGAAGCCATGGAACGGTACCTGGCACGGAGTGGGCTGCAG GTGGAGGACTTGGACCGGCTGAACATCATCCACGTCACTGGGACGAAGGGGAAG GGCTCCACCTGTGCCTTCACGGAATGTATCCTCCGAAGCTATGGCCTGAAGACAGGATTCTTTAG CTCTCCCCACCTGGTGCAGGTTCGGGAGCGGATCCGCATCAATGGGCAGCCCATCAGTCCTGAGCTCTTCACCAAGTACTTCTGGCGCCTCTACCACCGGCTGGAGGAGACCAAG GTGGACCTGGCAGTGGTGGAGGTGGGCATTGGCGGGGCTTATGACTGCACCAACATCATCAG GAAGCCTGTGGTGTGCGGAGTCTCCTCTCTTGGCATCGACCACACCAGCCTCCTGGGGGATACGGTGGAGAAGATCGCATGGCAGAAAGGGGGCATCTTTAAG CAAGGTGTCCCTGCcttcactgtactccaacctgaaGGTCCCCTGGCAGTGCTGAGGGACCGAGCCCAGCAGATCTCA TGTCCTCTATACCTGTGTCCGACGCTGGAGGCCCTGGAGGAAGGGGGGCCGCCGCTGACCCTGGGCCTGGAGGGGGAGCACCAGCGGTCCAACGCCGCCTTGGCCTTGCAGCTGGCCCACTGCTGGCTGCAGCGGCAGGACCCCCATG GTGCTGGGGAGCCGAAGGCATCCAGGCCAGGGCTCCTGTGGCAGCTGCCCCTGGCACCCGTGTTCCAGCCCACATCCCACATGCGGCTTG GGCTTCGTAACACGGAGTGGCCGGGCCGGACGCAGGTGCTGCGGCGCGGGCCCCTCACCTGGTACCTGGACGGGGCGCACACCGCCAGCAGCGTGCAGGCCTGCGTGCGCTGGTTCCGCCAAGCGCTGCAGGGCCGCGAGAGGCCGAGCGG TGGCCCAGAGGTTCGAGTCTTGCTCTTCAATGCTACCGGGGACCGGGACCCGGCGGCCCTGCTGAAGCTGCTGCAG CCCTGCCAGTTTGACTATGCCGTCTTCTGCCCTAACCTGACAGAGGTGTCATCCACAGGCAACGCAG ACCAACAGAACTTCACGGTGACACTGGACCAGGTTCTGCTCCGCTGCCTGGAACACCAGCAGCACTGGAACCACCTGGACGAAGAGCAGGCCAGCCCGGACCTCTGGAGTGcccccagcccagagcctggtggGTCTGCATCCCTGCTTCTGgcgccccacccaccccacacctGCAGTGCCAGTTCCCTCGTCTTCAGCTGCATTTCACATGCCTTGCAATGGATCAGCCAAGGCCGAGACCCCATCTTCCAGCCACCCAGTCCCCCAAAGGGCCTCCTCACCCACGCCGTGGCTCACAGTGGGGCCAGCATACTCCGTGAggctgctgccatccatgtgcTAGTCACTGGCAGCCTGCACCTGGTGGGTGGTGTCCTGAAGCTTCTGGAGCCCGCACTGTCCCAGTAG
- the FPGS gene encoding folylpolyglutamate synthase, mitochondrial isoform X3 encodes MLNTLQTNAGYLEQVKRQRGDPQTQLEAMERYLARSGLQVEDLDRLNIIHVTGTKGKGSTCAFTECILRSYGLKTGFFSSPHLVQVRERIRINGQPISPELFTKYFWRLYHRLEETKVPHAGGLAGGCGWGCYMFQLPISPEEGLHGLWALTSPCATGWQLCLHAPLLPLPDTHGLPRLPPREGVCPLPRTLHLRPWEQEPQQAWGLPASMWPLGTLISPAMPSGLWQVDLAVVEVGIGGAYDCTNIIRKPVVCGVSSLGIDHTSLLGDTVEKIAWQKGGIFKQGVPAFTVLQPEGPLAVLRDRAQQISCPLYLCPTLEALEEGGPPLTLGLEGEHQRSNAALALQLAHCWLQRQDPHGAGEPKASRPGLLWQLPLAPVFQPTSHMRLGLRNTEWPGRTQVLRRGPLTWYLDGAHTASSVQACVRWFRQALQGRERPSGGPEVRVLLFNATGDRDPAALLKLLQPCQFDYAVFCPNLTEVSSTGNADQQNFTVTLDQVLLRCLEHQQHWNHLDEEQASPDLWSAPSPEPGGSASLLLAPHPPHTCSASSLVFSCISHALQWISQGRDPIFQPPSPPKGLLTHAVAHSGASILREAAAIHVLVTGSLHLVGGVLKLLEPALSQ; translated from the exons ATGCTCAATACCCTGCAGACCAATGCCGGCTACCTGGAGCAGGTGAAGCGCCAGCGGGGTGACCCCCAGACACAGCTGGAAGCCATGGAACGGTACCTGGCACGGAGTGGGCTGCAG GTGGAGGACTTGGACCGGCTGAACATCATCCACGTCACTGGGACGAAGGGGAAG GGCTCCACCTGTGCCTTCACGGAATGTATCCTCCGAAGCTATGGCCTGAAGACAGGATTCTTTAG CTCTCCCCACCTGGTGCAGGTTCGGGAGCGGATCCGCATCAATGGGCAGCCCATCAGTCCTGAGCTCTTCACCAAGTACTTCTGGCGCCTCTACCACCGGCTGGAGGAGACCAAGGTGCCCCATGCAGGAGGGCTGGCGGGTGGGTGTGGTTGGGGGTGCTACATGTTCCAGCTCCCCATCTCCCCAGAAGAGGGGCTGCACGGGCTCTGGGCCTTGACATCTCCCTGTGCCACAGGATGGCAGCTGTGTCTCCATGCCCCCCTACTTCCGCTTCCTGACACTCATGGCCTTCCACGTCTTCCTCCAAGAGAAGGTGTGTGCCCTCTCCCTAGAACCCTGCATCTGAGGCCTTGGGAACAGGAACCTCAGCAGGCCTGGGGGCTCCCTGCTTCCATGTGGCCTCTGGGCACCCTCATATCCCCTGCCATGCCCTCTGGTCTTTGGCAGGTGGACCTGGCAGTGGTGGAGGTGGGCATTGGCGGGGCTTATGACTGCACCAACATCATCAG GAAGCCTGTGGTGTGCGGAGTCTCCTCTCTTGGCATCGACCACACCAGCCTCCTGGGGGATACGGTGGAGAAGATCGCATGGCAGAAAGGGGGCATCTTTAAG CAAGGTGTCCCTGCcttcactgtactccaacctgaaGGTCCCCTGGCAGTGCTGAGGGACCGAGCCCAGCAGATCTCA TGTCCTCTATACCTGTGTCCGACGCTGGAGGCCCTGGAGGAAGGGGGGCCGCCGCTGACCCTGGGCCTGGAGGGGGAGCACCAGCGGTCCAACGCCGCCTTGGCCTTGCAGCTGGCCCACTGCTGGCTGCAGCGGCAGGACCCCCATG GTGCTGGGGAGCCGAAGGCATCCAGGCCAGGGCTCCTGTGGCAGCTGCCCCTGGCACCCGTGTTCCAGCCCACATCCCACATGCGGCTTG GGCTTCGTAACACGGAGTGGCCGGGCCGGACGCAGGTGCTGCGGCGCGGGCCCCTCACCTGGTACCTGGACGGGGCGCACACCGCCAGCAGCGTGCAGGCCTGCGTGCGCTGGTTCCGCCAAGCGCTGCAGGGCCGCGAGAGGCCGAGCGG TGGCCCAGAGGTTCGAGTCTTGCTCTTCAATGCTACCGGGGACCGGGACCCGGCGGCCCTGCTGAAGCTGCTGCAG CCCTGCCAGTTTGACTATGCCGTCTTCTGCCCTAACCTGACAGAGGTGTCATCCACAGGCAACGCAG ACCAACAGAACTTCACGGTGACACTGGACCAGGTTCTGCTCCGCTGCCTGGAACACCAGCAGCACTGGAACCACCTGGACGAAGAGCAGGCCAGCCCGGACCTCTGGAGTGcccccagcccagagcctggtggGTCTGCATCCCTGCTTCTGgcgccccacccaccccacacctGCAGTGCCAGTTCCCTCGTCTTCAGCTGCATTTCACATGCCTTGCAATGGATCAGCCAAGGCCGAGACCCCATCTTCCAGCCACCCAGTCCCCCAAAGGGCCTCCTCACCCACGCCGTGGCTCACAGTGGGGCCAGCATACTCCGTGAggctgctgccatccatgtgcTAGTCACTGGCAGCCTGCACCTGGTGGGTGGTGTCCTGAAGCTTCTGGAGCCCGCACTGTCCCAGTAG
- the FPGS gene encoding folylpolyglutamate synthase, mitochondrial isoform X8, whose product MLNTLQTNAGYLEQVKRQRGDPQTQLEAMERYLARSGLQVEDLDRLNIIHVTGTKGKGSTCAFTECILRSYGLKTGFFSSPHLVQVRERIRINGQPISPELFTKYFWRLYHRLEETKDGSCVSMPPYFRFLTLMAFHVFLQEKVDLAVVEVGIGGAYDCTNIIRKPVVCGVSSLGIDHTSLLGDTVEKIAWQKGGIFKQGVPAFTVLQPEGPLAVLRDRAQQISCPLYLCPTLEALEEGGPPLTLGLEGEHQRSNAALALQLAHCWLQRQDPHGAGEPKASRPGLLWQLPLAPVFQPTSHMRLGLRNTEWPGRTQVLRRGPLTWYLDGAHTASSVQACVRWFRQALQGRERPSGGPEVRVLLFNATGDRDPAALLKLLQPCQFDYAVFCPNLTEVSSTGNADQQNFTVTLDQVLLRCLEHQQHWNHLDEEQASPDLWSAPSPEPGGSASLLLAPHPPHTCSASSLVFSCISHALQWISQGRDPIFQPPSPPKGLLTHAVAHSGASILREAAAIHVLVTGSLHLVGGVLKLLEPALSQ is encoded by the exons ATGCTCAATACCCTGCAGACCAATGCCGGCTACCTGGAGCAGGTGAAGCGCCAGCGGGGTGACCCCCAGACACAGCTGGAAGCCATGGAACGGTACCTGGCACGGAGTGGGCTGCAG GTGGAGGACTTGGACCGGCTGAACATCATCCACGTCACTGGGACGAAGGGGAAG GGCTCCACCTGTGCCTTCACGGAATGTATCCTCCGAAGCTATGGCCTGAAGACAGGATTCTTTAG CTCTCCCCACCTGGTGCAGGTTCGGGAGCGGATCCGCATCAATGGGCAGCCCATCAGTCCTGAGCTCTTCACCAAGTACTTCTGGCGCCTCTACCACCGGCTGGAGGAGACCAAG GATGGCAGCTGTGTCTCCATGCCCCCCTACTTCCGCTTCCTGACACTCATGGCCTTCCACGTCTTCCTCCAAGAGAAG GTGGACCTGGCAGTGGTGGAGGTGGGCATTGGCGGGGCTTATGACTGCACCAACATCATCAG GAAGCCTGTGGTGTGCGGAGTCTCCTCTCTTGGCATCGACCACACCAGCCTCCTGGGGGATACGGTGGAGAAGATCGCATGGCAGAAAGGGGGCATCTTTAAG CAAGGTGTCCCTGCcttcactgtactccaacctgaaGGTCCCCTGGCAGTGCTGAGGGACCGAGCCCAGCAGATCTCA TGTCCTCTATACCTGTGTCCGACGCTGGAGGCCCTGGAGGAAGGGGGGCCGCCGCTGACCCTGGGCCTGGAGGGGGAGCACCAGCGGTCCAACGCCGCCTTGGCCTTGCAGCTGGCCCACTGCTGGCTGCAGCGGCAGGACCCCCATG GTGCTGGGGAGCCGAAGGCATCCAGGCCAGGGCTCCTGTGGCAGCTGCCCCTGGCACCCGTGTTCCAGCCCACATCCCACATGCGGCTTG GGCTTCGTAACACGGAGTGGCCGGGCCGGACGCAGGTGCTGCGGCGCGGGCCCCTCACCTGGTACCTGGACGGGGCGCACACCGCCAGCAGCGTGCAGGCCTGCGTGCGCTGGTTCCGCCAAGCGCTGCAGGGCCGCGAGAGGCCGAGCGG TGGCCCAGAGGTTCGAGTCTTGCTCTTCAATGCTACCGGGGACCGGGACCCGGCGGCCCTGCTGAAGCTGCTGCAG CCCTGCCAGTTTGACTATGCCGTCTTCTGCCCTAACCTGACAGAGGTGTCATCCACAGGCAACGCAG ACCAACAGAACTTCACGGTGACACTGGACCAGGTTCTGCTCCGCTGCCTGGAACACCAGCAGCACTGGAACCACCTGGACGAAGAGCAGGCCAGCCCGGACCTCTGGAGTGcccccagcccagagcctggtggGTCTGCATCCCTGCTTCTGgcgccccacccaccccacacctGCAGTGCCAGTTCCCTCGTCTTCAGCTGCATTTCACATGCCTTGCAATGGATCAGCCAAGGCCGAGACCCCATCTTCCAGCCACCCAGTCCCCCAAAGGGCCTCCTCACCCACGCCGTGGCTCACAGTGGGGCCAGCATACTCCGTGAggctgctgccatccatgtgcTAGTCACTGGCAGCCTGCACCTGGTGGGTGGTGTCCTGAAGCTTCTGGAGCCCGCACTGTCCCAGTAG